Below is a genomic region from Thermoanaerobaculia bacterium.
CGCTCCACGTCGTCGAGAGATACTTCGGACGCGAGGTCGCGAAAGCGACGGCCTGGCAGATGGAATACCAGGGCGAAGGATGGATGCACGCGGACGCCAACGCCGCGTACGCCGTCCAGCGCACCTCGACCGACGCCCATCCCCTGTGCGTCGTCTGCGACATGGACGTCGACCCGGCGAGCGCTCCGAGGTCCGTCCACGGAGGGAAGACGTACCTGTTCTGCAGCGCGGATCACAAGGCGCTCTTCGACCGGGACCCGGCGCGCTGGCTCGGCGAAGGAAATTGACGTGGGCCGCGGACGGGACGTTCTCGCGCTCGGCGCCCGCGTGCTCCTCTCCGTCCTCTTCTTCACGAGCTCGATCGCGAAGATCGGAAGCTGGCAGGGAAACGTCGAATACGTCCGCGCCCATCATCTCCCTCTCCCCTCGATCGCCCTCGCCGCCGCTCTGGCGGTCGAGCTCGTCACCTGGATTTCGCTGGTGACGGGATTCCGCGCCCGAGCGGCCGCGGCGGCCGCGTTCCTCTACCTGATCCCGGTGACCCTGGTTTTCCATTCCTTCCTGTCCACGTCGTTCCAGAAGAACCTCGGAATGATG
It encodes:
- a CDS encoding DoxX family protein, which produces MGRGRDVLALGARVLLSVLFFTSSIAKIGSWQGNVEYVRAHHLPLPSIALAAALAVELVTWISLVTGFRARAAAAAAFLYLIPVTLVFHSFLSTSFQKNLGMMGGLLMVAAFGPGAFSLGRRSRPAAG